From a region of the Janthinobacterium sp. 61 genome:
- the rpsB gene encoding 30S ribosomal protein S2 encodes MSVTMREMLEAGVHFGHQTRFWNPKMAPFIFGHRNKIHIINLEKTMAMYQDAMKHVRQLAANRGTILMVGTKRQAREIIAAEAQRAGVPFVDQRWLGGMLTNFKTIKTSIKRLKDMEVMVEDGSIEKLSKKEALMFSREMIKLQKSIGGIKDMGGIPDAIFVVDVGYHKGAITEAAKLGIPVIGVVDTNHSPEGVNFVIPGNDDSSKAIMLYARGVADAIIEGRAAAGNEVVEMVKAAAGDEFVEVNEQA; translated from the coding sequence ATGTCCGTAACAATGCGCGAAATGCTGGAAGCCGGTGTCCACTTTGGTCACCAAACCCGTTTTTGGAATCCAAAAATGGCACCGTTCATCTTCGGCCATCGCAACAAGATCCACATCATCAACCTGGAAAAAACCATGGCGATGTACCAGGACGCAATGAAGCACGTGCGTCAACTGGCTGCAAACCGTGGCACCATCCTGATGGTCGGCACCAAGCGTCAAGCTCGCGAAATCATCGCTGCTGAAGCACAACGCGCTGGCGTGCCTTTCGTTGATCAACGTTGGTTGGGCGGCATGCTGACCAACTTCAAAACGATCAAAACCTCGATCAAGCGTCTGAAGGACATGGAAGTGATGGTCGAAGACGGTTCGATCGAGAAGCTGTCGAAAAAAGAAGCGCTGATGTTCTCCCGCGAAATGATCAAGCTGCAAAAATCGATCGGCGGCATCAAGGATATGGGCGGCATTCCTGACGCAATCTTCGTTGTGGACGTCGGCTACCACAAAGGTGCGATCACCGAAGCAGCTAAACTGGGTATCCCGGTCATCGGCGTTGTCGATACCAACCACTCCCCAGAAGGCGTGAACTTCGTGATCCCAGGTAACGATGACTCCTCGAAAGCCATCATGTTGTACGCTCGCGGTGTTGCTGATGCAATCATCGAAGGCCGTGCAGCTGCCGGTAACGAAGTTGTTGAAATGGTTAAAGCAGCCGCTGGCGACGAATTCGTCGAAGTGAACGAACAGGCTTAA
- the frr gene encoding ribosome recycling factor translates to MSLADVKKNAQERMTKSLETLRADLAKVRTGRAHTGILDHVMVDYYGSPTALTQVANVTLIDARTIGVQPYEKKMASTVEKAIRDADLGLNPSAQGDLIRVPTPPLTEERRKEMVKLVKSEAEDAKIAVRNIRRDANESLKKLVKEKACSEDDERRSSEEVQKLTDKFIADIDKMVVDKEKEVLTV, encoded by the coding sequence ATGTCCTTAGCTGACGTTAAAAAGAACGCCCAGGAACGCATGACGAAGTCGCTGGAAACACTGCGGGCCGACCTGGCCAAGGTGCGTACCGGTCGCGCCCATACGGGTATCCTGGACCACGTGATGGTCGATTACTACGGTTCGCCGACTGCGCTGACCCAGGTTGCCAACGTGACCCTGATCGACGCGCGTACCATCGGTGTGCAGCCGTACGAAAAGAAAATGGCCTCGACCGTTGAAAAAGCTATCCGCGACGCCGACCTGGGCTTGAACCCATCGGCACAGGGCGACCTGATCCGCGTCCCGACGCCGCCGCTGACGGAAGAGCGCCGCAAGGAAATGGTCAAGCTGGTCAAGAGCGAAGCGGAAGACGCGAAGATTGCCGTGCGTAATATTCGTCGCGACGCGAACGAGTCGCTGAAGAAGCTGGTCAAGGAAAAAGCCTGCTCCGAGGACGATGAGCGTCGCTCGTCGGAAGAAGTGCAGAAGCTGACGGACAAGTTTATTGCCGACATAGACAAGATGGTAGTCGATAAAGAAAAAGAAGTGCTGACGGTCTAG
- a CDS encoding OmpH family outer membrane protein: MNTASATLPKSLAVIALCWSSLLPVQAQAQESKIAWISSERIYNESRLAKAASAKLAEEFRAREKAVQELASRFKVANEALEKDMPTLSEAERAKRQREFFELDKELQRRQREFREDLSQRTNEERSAIAEKANTIIQQMAHIEGYDIVLQEALWASPRIDITDKVLKALDK; the protein is encoded by the coding sequence ATGAACACCGCATCCGCTACCCTGCCCAAGTCCCTTGCCGTGATCGCATTGTGCTGGAGTTCGCTGTTGCCGGTGCAGGCGCAGGCTCAGGAGTCGAAAATCGCCTGGATCAGCAGCGAACGTATTTATAACGAGTCAAGGCTGGCCAAAGCGGCCAGCGCCAAGCTGGCCGAAGAGTTCCGCGCGCGCGAAAAAGCCGTGCAGGAACTGGCCAGCCGCTTCAAGGTGGCCAACGAAGCCCTGGAAAAGGACATGCCTACCCTGAGCGAGGCCGAGCGCGCCAAGCGCCAGCGCGAGTTTTTCGAGCTGGACAAGGAGCTGCAACGCCGCCAGCGCGAATTTCGCGAAGACTTGAGCCAGCGCACGAACGAAGAGCGCAGCGCCATCGCGGAAAAAGCCAACACCATCATCCAGCAGATGGCGCATATCGAAGGATATGACATCGTGCTGCAGGAAGCCCTGTGGGCCAGTCCGCGCATCGACATTACCGACAAGGTCTTGAAGGCGCTGGACAAGTAA
- the uppS gene encoding polyprenyl diphosphate synthase yields the protein MIYSSSTTAVPEVGTVPRHVAIIMDGNGRWATKRFLPRVAGHVKGADAVRGVVETCLERGVEYLTLFAFSSENWRRPEEEVSMLMRLFVTMLEREVVKMHANDIRLKVVGDLSRFNDQLQTLIADAERKTARNTRLTVTICANYGGRWDIMQAVNRMTVEAAAKGQPAGQAYTEEQLAPHLAMAYAPEPDLFIRTGGEQRISNFLLWQLAYTELFFTETFWPDFNEECLDAAIASYQQRERRFGRTSAQLTEKTN from the coding sequence ATGATCTATTCGAGTTCGACAACGGCAGTACCTGAGGTTGGCACGGTGCCGCGCCATGTGGCAATCATTATGGATGGCAATGGCCGCTGGGCAACCAAACGCTTCTTGCCGCGCGTGGCTGGCCACGTAAAGGGCGCTGACGCCGTGCGCGGTGTCGTCGAGACCTGCCTGGAACGGGGCGTCGAGTATCTGACCCTGTTTGCTTTCAGTTCGGAAAACTGGCGCCGCCCGGAAGAAGAGGTGTCGATGCTGATGCGCCTGTTCGTTACCATGCTGGAACGCGAAGTGGTCAAAATGCATGCCAATGACATCCGCCTGAAAGTGGTGGGCGACTTGTCCCGCTTCAACGACCAATTGCAAACCCTGATCGCCGATGCGGAACGCAAGACGGCCCGCAACACGCGTCTGACGGTGACCATCTGCGCTAATTATGGCGGCCGATGGGACATCATGCAGGCAGTCAACAGAATGACGGTCGAGGCTGCAGCCAAGGGCCAGCCTGCCGGACAGGCTTACACGGAAGAACAACTGGCGCCGCACCTGGCCATGGCCTATGCGCCCGAGCCTGACCTGTTCATCCGCACCGGCGGCGAGCAGCGCATTTCCAATTTCCTGCTGTGGCAACTGGCGTACACTGAGCTGTTTTTCACCGAGACTTTCTGGCCCGACTTCAATGAAGAATGCCTCGACGCGGCAATCGCGTCTTACCAGCAGCGCGAACGGCGCTTTGGCCGCACTAGCGCGCAATTAACTGAAAAGACAAACTGA
- the rseP gene encoding RIP metalloprotease RseP produces MTLITTLLAFIVALGSLITLHELGHYLVARWCGVKVLRFSIGMGKVVYSRKFGKDQTEWAISALPLGGYVSMLDSRAQDLSDLPESELRREFTRQSVWRRIAIVAAGPLANFLVAIVLYAGLFMHGIEEPSSKLGPVAEQTAAYAAGLRSGDTVEAVNGKAVASWSELRWELIQATLDKQPARIEVRRPDRGQQEATLPTASLTETDLEGDVLGKLGLTLARSAPTLMEIMPDGAAARAGLQKNDQILAIDEQPVHDVAAVIATLSQAPGRTLQLQLLRQGQDLTLPITPDAVPGTGTEGAVTVGKIQAKLGQVPDMITVASGPFSAVGKASAKVWDTSVMSLKMLGKMVTGQVSLKNVTGPITIADYAGQTARIGLVSYLSFIAFISISLGVMNLLPIPVLDGGHLLYYSLEVLTGRPLPERVGEIAQRLGIGLLLTLMVLAVFNDVLRLLN; encoded by the coding sequence ATGACGCTGATCACCACCTTGCTGGCTTTTATCGTCGCGCTCGGTTCGCTGATTACCTTGCACGAGCTGGGTCACTACCTGGTGGCGCGCTGGTGCGGCGTGAAAGTGCTGCGCTTCTCGATCGGCATGGGGAAAGTGGTGTATTCGCGCAAGTTTGGCAAGGACCAGACGGAATGGGCTATTTCCGCGCTGCCGCTGGGCGGCTATGTCAGCATGCTCGACAGCCGCGCGCAAGACCTCAGCGACTTGCCGGAAAGCGAATTGCGCCGCGAATTCACGCGCCAGAGCGTGTGGCGCCGCATCGCCATCGTGGCCGCCGGCCCGCTGGCCAATTTCCTCGTCGCCATCGTGCTGTACGCGGGCCTGTTCATGCATGGCATCGAAGAGCCGTCAAGCAAGCTCGGCCCCGTAGCCGAGCAGACAGCCGCCTATGCGGCTGGCTTGCGCAGCGGCGATACGGTCGAAGCGGTGAATGGCAAGGCCGTGGCCAGCTGGTCCGAGCTGCGCTGGGAGCTGATCCAGGCCACCCTCGACAAGCAGCCGGCCCGCATCGAAGTGCGCCGCCCCGACCGCGGCCAGCAGGAAGCGACCTTGCCGACGGCCAGCCTGACGGAGACGGACCTTGAAGGCGACGTGCTGGGCAAGCTGGGCCTGACCCTGGCCCGTTCCGCGCCTACCCTGATGGAAATCATGCCCGATGGCGCCGCCGCGCGCGCCGGCCTGCAGAAAAACGACCAGATCCTGGCCATCGACGAACAGCCCGTGCACGACGTGGCGGCCGTCATCGCCACCCTGAGCCAGGCGCCTGGCCGGACCTTGCAATTGCAACTGTTGCGCCAGGGCCAGGACCTGACCTTGCCCATTACGCCGGACGCCGTGCCGGGCACAGGGACAGAGGGAGCTGTAACAGTTGGTAAGATCCAGGCAAAGCTGGGACAGGTGCCGGATATGATTACCGTGGCCTCCGGACCGTTCTCTGCCGTGGGCAAGGCGTCTGCCAAGGTCTGGGATACCAGTGTCATGAGCCTGAAAATGCTGGGTAAAATGGTCACCGGCCAGGTCTCGCTGAAGAATGTGACGGGGCCCATTACCATCGCCGATTACGCGGGCCAGACGGCGCGCATCGGCCTGGTAAGCTACCTGAGCTTCATCGCCTTCATCAGTATCAGTCTGGGCGTGATGAATTTGCTACCCATTCCTGTTCTGGATGGCGGGCATTTGCTGTATTATTCGCTGGAAGTTTTGACCGGACGCCCCTTGCCGGAGCGCGTAGGCGAGATTGCCCAGCGCCTGGGGATCGGTTTGTTACTGACCTTGATGGTGCTTGCCGTCTTTAATGACGTGTTGCGATTGCTTAATTAG
- the bamA gene encoding outer membrane protein assembly factor BamA — protein sequence MKLHSARFALPSFRRSLIGAAVMAFCAGHALAVQPFTVKDIRVEGIQRTEAGTVFSYLPVRVGETFSDEKSIAAIKALYATGFFKDVRLEVDGDVLVVLVEERPAIAAVEFTGTKEFEKDVLVKALKEIGVGEAKIFDKASVDRAEQELKRQYLSHGLYGVKITTTVTPIERNRVNVVFAVDEGDVARIKQINIVGNKAFTDKELREQLALNTGGWFSWYTKADQYSKTKLTGDIESLKSYYLDRGYIEMQVDSTQVSITPDKKDIYLTINITEGEKYKIAGTKFEGEMFGREEELKALNLMREGEIYSGARLTATNKRIQDRLATFGYAFANVNANPEINREKHEVGFTFFIDPGKRVYVRHMNIAGNTTTRDEVIRREFRQFESSWYDSNKIKLSRDRVDRLGYFKDVTIDTPEAQGTTDQVDVNVTVVEKPTGNFLIGGAFSQSEKFTLSASISQANFAGSGNTVGIELNTSHYSRTIAFSQTNPYFTDDGISRSFEVYLRTTEPPALNIGSYKIKQTGGRVSFGVPFSEVDTVFFGIGAERSRIETDITSPIRFKQYVIDNGGPSDGIGSATTNSIPLTAAWQRDSRDSALTPSIGRYQRVNLEADLIGDQKYFRAIYEHQYFRPLFSKVTLALKGEIDYGHGIGNHVYPVFKNFYGGGIGSVRGYLSSSLGAVEPSTNDALGGASRLIGNAELQMPFPGSGNDRSLRWFGFLDGGQVYQEGEKMRISQLRYSAGLGISWISPVGPLKLSYAKPLNAKPTDRLERFQFQMGTGF from the coding sequence ATGAAATTACATTCTGCTCGTTTTGCCTTGCCTTCCTTTCGTCGCAGCCTGATCGGCGCCGCCGTCATGGCCTTCTGTGCCGGCCATGCGCTGGCCGTCCAGCCATTTACTGTCAAGGACATCCGGGTCGAAGGGATCCAGCGTACTGAAGCGGGCACTGTTTTCAGCTACCTGCCGGTGCGCGTCGGCGAAACGTTCTCCGACGAGAAGAGTATCGCCGCCATCAAAGCCCTGTACGCGACGGGTTTCTTCAAGGACGTGCGCCTGGAAGTCGATGGCGACGTGCTGGTGGTGCTGGTCGAGGAGCGCCCGGCCATCGCTGCCGTGGAATTCACGGGCACCAAGGAATTTGAAAAAGATGTGCTGGTCAAGGCATTGAAGGAAATTGGCGTCGGCGAAGCCAAGATTTTCGACAAGGCCTCGGTCGACCGCGCTGAACAGGAACTCAAGCGCCAGTACCTGTCGCATGGCCTGTACGGCGTGAAGATCACCACCACCGTCACGCCGATCGAGCGTAACCGCGTCAACGTGGTGTTCGCCGTCGACGAGGGCGACGTGGCCCGCATCAAGCAGATCAACATCGTCGGCAACAAGGCCTTCACCGACAAGGAACTGCGCGAACAGCTGGCCCTGAACACGGGCGGCTGGTTCAGCTGGTATACCAAGGCGGATCAATATTCGAAGACCAAGCTGACGGGCGACATCGAGTCGCTGAAGTCCTACTACCTGGACCGCGGCTATATCGAGATGCAGGTCGACTCCACGCAAGTGTCAATCACGCCCGATAAAAAAGATATCTATCTGACAATCAATATCACCGAAGGTGAAAAGTACAAGATTGCCGGCACCAAGTTCGAAGGCGAGATGTTCGGCCGCGAAGAAGAGCTGAAAGCCCTGAACCTGATGCGCGAAGGCGAGATTTACTCGGGTGCGCGCCTGACAGCCACGAACAAGCGCATCCAGGACCGCCTGGCCACGTTCGGCTATGCCTTTGCCAACGTCAATGCCAATCCGGAAATCAACCGTGAGAAGCATGAAGTGGGTTTTACTTTCTTCATCGATCCGGGCAAGCGCGTCTACGTGCGCCACATGAATATCGCCGGCAACACCACCACGCGCGATGAAGTCATCCGCCGTGAATTCCGCCAGTTCGAATCGTCCTGGTACGACAGCAACAAGATCAAGCTGTCGCGCGACAGGGTCGACCGCCTGGGCTACTTCAAGGACGTGACCATCGACACGCCGGAAGCACAGGGCACGACCGACCAGGTCGACGTCAACGTGACGGTGGTGGAAAAACCGACGGGTAACTTCCTGATCGGTGGTGCCTTCTCGCAATCGGAGAAGTTCACCCTGTCGGCATCGATTTCGCAGGCCAACTTCGCCGGTAGCGGCAACACCGTTGGCATCGAACTCAATACCAGCCATTACAGCCGCACGATCGCGTTTTCGCAAACCAATCCGTACTTTACGGACGATGGCATTTCGCGCAGCTTTGAAGTTTACCTGCGTACGACGGAACCGCCGGCGCTGAACATCGGCAGCTACAAGATCAAGCAAACCGGTGGCCGTGTCAGTTTCGGCGTGCCATTCTCGGAAGTCGACACTGTCTTCTTCGGCATCGGCGCCGAGCGCTCGCGCATCGAAACCGACATCACCAGCCCGATCCGCTTCAAGCAGTACGTGATCGACAATGGCGGCCCGTCAGACGGTATCGGTTCGGCCACCACGAATTCCATCCCGCTGACGGCGGCATGGCAGCGCGACAGCCGCGACAGCGCCCTGACGCCATCGATCGGCCGCTACCAGCGCGTCAACCTGGAGGCTGACCTGATCGGCGACCAGAAGTACTTCCGTGCCATCTATGAGCACCAGTATTTCCGTCCGCTGTTCAGCAAGGTCACCCTGGCGCTGAAAGGCGAGATCGATTACGGCCACGGCATCGGCAATCACGTGTATCCGGTCTTCAAGAACTTCTACGGCGGCGGTATCGGTTCGGTGCGCGGCTACCTGAGTTCCTCGCTGGGCGCGGTCGAACCGAGCACCAACGATGCACTGGGCGGCGCTTCGCGCCTGATCGGTAATGCCGAACTGCAGATGCCATTCCCCGGTTCGGGCAATGACCGCAGCCTGCGCTGGTTCGGTTTTCTTGACGGCGGCCAGGTCTACCAGGAAGGCGAAAAAATGCGGATCTCGCAATTGCGCTATTCTGCTGGCTTGGGCATCAGCTGGATTTCACCGGTGGGTCCGCTCAAGCTGAGCTATGCCAAACCGCTGAACGCCAAGCCGACTGACCGCCTGGAGCGCTTCCAGTTCCAGATGGGCACCGGTTTCTAA
- the tsf gene encoding translation elongation factor Ts, whose protein sequence is MAAITAAMVGELRGKTDAPMMECKKALTEADGDMARAEEILRVKLGGKASKASARITAEGVVATYIANGVGALVEVNSETDFVAKNDDFLALANNAARLVAEHNPADVAALLALPLDGKTLEEVRAALIGKIGENMTIRRFQRFETSNKLASYLHGSRIGVIVEFDGADEQVGKDVAMHIAAMKPVSLSSNEVPAELIEKERSVAQLKAEEDAAKAAAEGKPAQSPEILAKRLEGSVQKFLKEVSLLNQAFVKNDKLSVEQMLKAANTSVKGFAMYVVGEGIEKKQDDFAAEVAAQMAASQGA, encoded by the coding sequence ATGGCAGCGATTACAGCAGCGATGGTAGGCGAATTGCGCGGCAAAACCGACGCACCAATGATGGAATGCAAAAAAGCACTGACCGAAGCCGATGGCGACATGGCTCGTGCGGAAGAGATCCTGCGCGTCAAACTGGGCGGCAAGGCATCGAAAGCATCGGCACGTATCACCGCTGAAGGCGTCGTGGCAACCTACATCGCCAATGGCGTAGGCGCCCTGGTCGAAGTCAACTCGGAAACCGACTTCGTTGCGAAGAACGACGATTTCCTGGCACTGGCCAACAACGCTGCCCGTCTGGTAGCAGAACACAACCCGGCTGACGTAGCTGCCCTGCTGGCCCTGCCACTCGATGGCAAGACCCTGGAAGAAGTGCGCGCTGCCCTGATCGGCAAAATTGGCGAAAACATGACCATCCGCCGCTTCCAGCGTTTCGAAACCAGCAACAAGCTGGCTTCGTACCTGCACGGTTCGCGCATTGGCGTGATCGTCGAATTCGACGGTGCCGATGAGCAAGTAGGCAAAGACGTGGCCATGCACATCGCTGCCATGAAGCCAGTGTCGCTGTCTTCGAACGAAGTTCCAGCGGAACTGATCGAAAAAGAGCGTTCGGTTGCCCAACTGAAAGCCGAAGAAGACGCAGCCAAAGCGGCCGCCGAAGGCAAGCCAGCGCAATCGCCGGAAATCCTGGCCAAGCGCCTGGAAGGTTCCGTACAGAAGTTCCTGAAAGAAGTATCGCTGCTGAACCAGGCTTTCGTGAAAAACGACAAGCTGTCGGTTGAGCAAATGCTGAAGGCGGCTAACACCAGCGTCAAGGGTTTTGCCATGTACGTGGTAGGCGAGGGCATCGAGAAGAAGCAAGACGACTTCGCAGCAGAAGTCGCAGCACAGATGGCTGCCTCCCAGGGAGCGTAA
- the pyrH gene encoding UMP kinase encodes MSKPAYKRVLLKLSGEALMGDDPYGINRATIERMVADVAEVAKLGVELAIVIGGGNIFRGVAPGAQGMDRATADYMGMLATVMNALALADAMRHVGITARVMSAIGIEQVVEPYVRPKALQYLEEGKVVVFAAGTGNPFFTTDTAAALRGSEISAEIVLKATKVDGVYTADPKKDPNATLFHTITFDDAIAKHLQVMDATAFALCRDQKLPIKVFSITKPGALIRVIMGEDEGTLVHV; translated from the coding sequence ATGTCAAAACCAGCCTACAAGCGCGTCCTCCTCAAGTTGTCCGGCGAAGCCCTGATGGGCGATGATCCCTACGGCATCAACCGCGCCACGATCGAGCGCATGGTGGCCGATGTGGCCGAGGTGGCGAAATTGGGTGTGGAACTGGCAATCGTGATTGGCGGCGGCAATATCTTCCGCGGCGTCGCGCCTGGTGCGCAAGGCATGGATCGTGCCACCGCCGACTACATGGGCATGCTCGCCACCGTGATGAATGCACTGGCCCTGGCCGATGCCATGCGCCATGTCGGGATCACCGCACGCGTCATGTCGGCCATCGGCATCGAGCAAGTCGTCGAGCCGTACGTCCGTCCGAAAGCCCTGCAATACCTGGAAGAAGGCAAAGTGGTCGTCTTCGCCGCCGGCACCGGCAATCCGTTCTTCACTACCGACACGGCGGCCGCCCTGCGCGGTTCCGAGATCAGTGCCGAGATCGTCCTGAAGGCCACCAAGGTCGACGGCGTCTACACGGCCGATCCGAAGAAGGATCCGAACGCCACTCTGTTCCACACGATTACGTTCGACGACGCCATCGCCAAGCACCTGCAAGTGATGGATGCCACCGCATTCGCCCTGTGCCGCGACCAGAAACTGCCAATTAAAGTGTTTTCGATCACCAAGCCAGGCGCGCTGATACGCGTCATCATGGGCGAGGATGAAGGCACCTTAGTGCACGTTTAA
- the ispC gene encoding 1-deoxy-D-xylulose-5-phosphate reductoisomerase encodes MQYITILGATGSIGVSTLDVLARHPEQYSVYALSAHSRVAELAAQCLKFRPQRAVVGTAEAALELTRLLRGQGVDTQVEYGVEALCAIASAPQVTGVMAAIVGAAGLAPTLAAARAGKKVLLANKEALVMSGQLFIDAVHDNGAVLLPIDSEHNAIFQCMPHAHGRAPGAAGVAKIVLTASGGPFLTRDVETLDKVTPDQACKHPTWAMGRKISVDSATMMNKGLEVIEAHWLFGAPAEQIEVLIHPQSVIHSMVSYIDGSVLAQLGNPDMRTPIAHALAYPQRIASGVAQLDLAQVATLQFERPDFRRFPCLALAFDALRAGGTAPALLNAANEVAVQSFLDEQIGFRQIDRVIAHVIETVPHGAASSIEAVMEQDRLARVAAHAYIAQRLAA; translated from the coding sequence ATGCAATACATCACCATCCTTGGCGCGACCGGCTCGATCGGCGTGTCTACCCTGGACGTGCTCGCGCGTCATCCCGAGCAATACAGCGTGTATGCGCTGAGTGCGCACAGCCGCGTGGCCGAACTGGCCGCCCAGTGTCTGAAGTTCCGTCCGCAGCGCGCTGTCGTTGGCACTGCGGAAGCCGCTCTTGAACTGACGCGTTTGCTGCGCGGGCAGGGCGTCGATACGCAAGTCGAGTACGGCGTGGAGGCCCTGTGCGCCATTGCCAGCGCGCCGCAGGTGACGGGCGTGATGGCGGCCATCGTTGGCGCGGCAGGCCTGGCGCCTACCTTGGCGGCGGCACGTGCTGGCAAGAAAGTATTGTTGGCCAATAAGGAGGCGCTGGTCATGTCTGGCCAGCTGTTCATCGATGCCGTGCACGATAACGGCGCCGTGCTGTTGCCCATCGACAGTGAGCATAACGCCATCTTCCAATGCATGCCGCACGCCCATGGTCGCGCGCCAGGCGCCGCTGGCGTGGCAAAAATCGTGCTGACGGCTTCCGGCGGTCCCTTCCTCACGCGCGACGTCGAGACGCTCGACAAGGTTACGCCGGACCAGGCCTGCAAGCATCCGACCTGGGCCATGGGGCGCAAGATTTCCGTCGATTCGGCCACCATGATGAACAAGGGGCTGGAGGTAATCGAGGCGCACTGGCTGTTCGGCGCGCCTGCCGAGCAGATCGAAGTGCTGATCCACCCGCAAAGCGTGATCCATTCGATGGTGTCGTATATCGACGGTTCCGTGCTGGCCCAGTTGGGTAACCCGGACATGCGCACGCCGATCGCCCATGCGTTGGCGTATCCGCAGCGCATCGCTTCCGGCGTGGCGCAGCTGGACCTGGCGCAAGTGGCAACCCTGCAGTTCGAACGTCCCGATTTCCGTCGTTTCCCTTGCCTGGCGCTGGCGTTCGACGCCTTGCGCGCGGGCGGAACGGCGCCGGCCCTGCTCAATGCGGCCAATGAAGTGGCTGTGCAATCCTTCCTCGACGAGCAGATCGGCTTCCGCCAGATCGACCGCGTCATCGCCCATGTGATCGAGACTGTGCCGCATGGCGCCGCCTCCAGCATCGAGGCCGTGATGGAGCAGGACCGCCTGGCCCGCGTGGCCGCGCACGCGTATATCGCCCAAAGGCTGGCCGCATGA
- a CDS encoding phosphatidate cytidylyltransferase encodes MLKTRIITALVLLAVLLPVLYLNYFPAFAVIATAFFGAAVWESFRIFKNRQALLIAAVWTAAFAYTFFVGNGMAQLNFWFALCVAIWLIRFVPSLATGLPPTEGLGNTLLSLVYPVTIVGCFVAIIALFLHSPLFLLSVMALVWIADIGAYFSGKAFGKRKLAPSISPGKSWEGAIGGGIAVLLIAAITIVAAPSLPVLQDTFAVQLQLRRGWLVALLVLLLVVAASIVGDLFESQLKRRAGIKDSSNLLPGHGGVLDRIDALIPVLPFAALVASWL; translated from the coding sequence ATGCTGAAAACACGGATAATCACCGCCCTGGTCCTGTTGGCGGTCTTGCTGCCGGTTCTGTATCTGAATTATTTCCCTGCCTTCGCCGTGATCGCCACGGCGTTCTTCGGCGCCGCCGTATGGGAAAGCTTCCGCATCTTCAAAAATCGCCAGGCGCTCCTGATTGCTGCCGTCTGGACTGCCGCCTTCGCGTATACGTTTTTTGTCGGTAACGGTATGGCGCAGCTCAATTTCTGGTTCGCCCTGTGCGTGGCCATCTGGCTGATCCGTTTCGTGCCATCGCTGGCGACGGGCTTGCCACCCACCGAAGGCTTGGGCAATACCTTGCTCAGTCTGGTGTATCCGGTCACCATCGTCGGCTGCTTCGTCGCCATCATTGCCTTGTTCCTGCATAGCCCTTTGTTCCTGCTGTCCGTCATGGCGCTCGTGTGGATCGCCGATATCGGCGCGTATTTCTCGGGCAAGGCTTTCGGCAAGCGCAAGCTGGCGCCAAGTATTTCCCCGGGGAAATCCTGGGAGGGTGCCATCGGTGGCGGGATCGCCGTCTTGCTCATCGCCGCCATCACCATCGTTGCCGCGCCATCGCTGCCAGTGCTGCAAGACACCTTTGCCGTGCAGCTGCAATTGCGCCGCGGTTGGCTGGTGGCCTTGCTGGTGCTGCTGCTGGTCGTCGCTGCCAGCATCGTCGGCGACCTGTTTGAATCCCAACTGAAGCGCCGCGCCGGCATCAAGGACAGCAGCAACCTGCTGCCCGGCCACGGCGGTGTACTCGACCGTATCGACGCGCTGATCCCGGTCCTGCCATTTGCCGCCCTCGTGGCCAGTTGGCTTTAA